The DNA window ttgagccaccgcgcccggcaggccAATTTATTTTCAAGCAAAGGAACAAATATTCTTTTCCTAAAGGGTTACCTGAAACTTTCTCCTTAAGGCCTGAGTCATCACTGGAGTCAGTCCTGTTCctgtttccatattttctttgttgGTAAGAGGGGTTCCACCTGGGCTCCTATAATGGTATTGAAAATAAAAGTAGCTGTGTTTTATGCCAACTTTTAAAATGGACTTAGAAGGCATAAAGATATGAGACTGTATTACCTCTCTACATCGACTTTTCTAAGCAGTTTCCGCAGATCCATCTGACTTTTTCCAGGAGTACTGataaaacaaagatataaaaattagaacttgccagattttattatttttattattttttcccaaaggAAAGCAATCATTTCTATAGGCAACATCCGAGAAAGTAGTTCTAtgtgttacattaaaaaattgtagtagaggctgggtgtggtagctcacgcctgtaatcccagcactttaggaggccgaggcaggtggatcatgaggtcaggagttcatgagcagcctggccaagatgatgaaaccccatctctattaaaaatatgaaaattagctgggcatggtggcgggcacctgtcatcccagctactcgggaggctgaggcagagaattgcttgaacctgggaggcagaggttgcagtgagctgagattgtgccactactctagcctgggtgacagagcaagactccttctcaaaaaaaaaaaaaaaaaaaaggcagtagaTGCTGATGGGAACATAAGGTGATATTCCAATACATAATACTTCTTGATCCAGGAGTTACATGTATAAAAATCCATCCTAGGGAAAAACTCAGCCATGTACAGAGTTGATAGGCACGGATGTCTAACGAAGACTTACAGAAATTAAATGTCATAacctaagccaggcacagtgactcacccctgtaatgccagcactttgggaggctgagggggggtgggtcacttgaggtcaggagtttgagaccaccctggccaacatggtgaaaccccatccctattaaaacatataaaaattagccaggcattgtggcacacgcctgtaatccctgctactcaggaggctgaagcaggagaatcgccggaacccgggaggtggaggttgctgtgagccgatatcacatcactgcactccagcctgggtgacagagcaagactccatctcaaaaaataaaacaatacaaaaaataaaaaataaaacaggttgcTTTCAGAAATTATATAATATGAAAACTAGTATGTCTTGGAATCAAGTAAATatggtatatgtgtgtatctgtctgtGTATAATCATATTGTAGATACAGTTTTGTCCATTCAATATACCATGAACTCTTCCCATCTTTTTGAAAATTAACTTAAAGTTTCATTTTGACATCTTCAAAATATGCAGTTCATTGCATGTAAATTTCACAGATAAAATCCTGTCTTGAGACATTTaggttatcattttttttttgtttgagatggagtctctctctgttgcccaggctggggtacagtggcataatcacttctcactgcagccttgatctcctgggctcaagtgatcctctttcttcagccttccaagtagctgggaccacaggcacacaccactacatcaggctaatttttaatttaattaatttttttagagatgggactctcactatgttgcccaggctggtcttaaactcctggcctcaagtaatcctcccacttcggcttcccaaagtggtgggattacagacataacccaccacacccagcctaaaattctTGATAGTATATCTTTTTATCCCAAAATCTGTCATTAAATCAATGGCGTATCTTATAATAAACAGCATCTTTAAATGGGGCAATAAAGCATATGTCCAGAAAAAGACTAGAATGATAAACCGCAGTATGTTAACAGTGGCTATCTCCAATGATAGGACTATTTAgataacttttgttttcttttttaaacttttctgtagatttcaatttttctataatgAGCATATATAACTTTTAACATtagaaatacacacaaaaaattttgttttcccgTTTTTTAGGCCCTCGTACGACAATATCATTCTTTTAAGAAGTAGTAGAGCATAGTACTGTGCAGTTCCTTACATTAAGACATTTGTAACTCGAGTTGATAACACTTTGGAGTTAGGTTTCAGGGTAACACGCTGCAAGTCAGAGACAGTAACTAGTGGATTCCGTGCTTTCGGCGATGGTATAAGctttaattataaaatgagacattattaaaacaaattttaaaatatcactcaaAATGTAAACATGCAAAAATGGCAAATATCTGAGTGCTGAGTATGTGTAAGATACATCCACTATTCTACCCAATTTTTATTCCAGAGCTTCAAAGGATGTCTCTACCTCTTCAGATGAACGGTTGGGAGATAAAATTGCCTAATTAAATCATTTTCTAATATACACATTTTGTTGggaaatccaaaactataaaataaaaacataacaaacTTAACTTGAAATGAAATGACTTCTccccccagccccgccccacccccccaGTTGTATACAaattgagatgaggtcttgccatgttccccaggctggtcttgaactcctgggctcaggtgatcctcccaccttggtctcccaaagtgctgggattataggcacaagccactcaCCCTGCCTGGAATGACTTCTATACATAAGGCTTATGTTTATTTTCCAGAATGGGACAACAAggttaaaagcaaaaagaacatgtATATGGTCAATGACATCTTACCTTCCTCCTTTCATCTACActctgtgtcttctttaattttacgGTCAGCAGATCTTTAACTGTTATCTGCATGGGTCCATCTTTTTTTAATGGTCCAGCCTTGAAATACATGGTGAGGTAAGAATTTAAATTGGAACCAGCACAACTGGtgaaatgcaaatccaaatctAGTTTTTAAAGACTCAGAGTTAAGAGGCAACTCTTATCGACCCTAGGAACCTTTCATATTCTTTCCACTCAACCAAGAATAATCCTGTTTTTATCACCCATTGAAAAGTATTCATCAAAATGTAAGGCTTCCTACCCCTCCCCCAATTCGTTTTTATAAGCTAAGGCTTTGCTAACAAATAAGAGATGAACCAGTTTCCTGCAATAATGCATTTTCCGCAGGAGTCATTACAATAAGACAAGAGTTGAAGGAGTTAATGGGGTTAAAGTGAAGTTTTCCTTGAATTACCTAGAAAGATGACTCAGTTTCCATAGAGCAAGAATGTATACAATAACAGAGATATAATTAGGGCAAATATAACGATAGGCTCCggggtttttttttggtgtcaAGATTGGGAAGACTCTGGATTTAATTCAGCTACATTAAACCAAATGTATCCTAGTGAAAATTCAGCAGATTTTAAAACAGGGTCATGCCTGTCTTAGTGATTCACAAATTTTCTGGTCCCCTTGGTAAATAAGTAACTGAAATAGAGATTGATTTTCCAGCCTAACGACATGAAACTTTGGAATCCACTAACTCTTTGTTCTGACTTCACTCACTAAGcaatcttctatttttaatttggtttCCTAGGGAGGTTTTCTTCCCTAGGAAAAAGCCATGCTGAGAAGTGAATAGGAATCTTCCACTCTACTGGGTTTCACACACATCACTTTCATTTCTCAATCCAGCTTCTAGGAATTCCTCAGGgactgagattttaaaaacataataattaagATATGGAATCAGAACAAAATATAGCCTTCCGGCCCAAGCCCTGATTAGCCTGGTCTTAAAAGGCTACTTGGCTTTACTGCTATATTACACACTGACTAAAACATATCATTACTAGATTGTTACCTACCTGAAGTACTTTAGCAAGACTGGGTTTTCTGAGCAACACAGGTGCTACTGGTGGTCGAGGAGGTGGCGGAGGTGgaagtggaggtggaggtggaggtggaggaggaggaggaggaagatggctGGCTGGCTGCGGCAGTGTGGGAGGAAGCACAGCTTTGGAGTCTCCAGGGGTCATGAGAACACAGGCAGGCACATTTGTAAGTTTACCACTCATGTGACATGTTTGACCACAGCTTGGACAGGAAGAACTTTCTGAGATGGTCTGGAAGAAGACATCACATTTGGCAAATAAATAACAAGTTAATTTGATTCTTGAGGGTGACAGTCATCAAAATAATAGCTACCATGTATTGAATGCTTTCTCAGTGTACCATGTGCTTCatgatattttctcatttataatcataagtttcttcatttcattcattcgtttatttTGTATgtgctatatgccaggcaccataAGTACAGTGTGAGCCCTGTGTGTCACCTCATGGAGCTGACAGTCCGGTGAGGGAAGACAGACATTAAACATGCACAGAAggccgggaatggtggtgcacacctgtaatcccagcactttggaaggctgaatctagcgaattgcttgagtccaggagttcgagaccagtctggacaacatagtgagatctcatctcaaacaaagatgcaaaaacacactcaaaacaaaacaatacttcAATAAGAGCAATGAAGTGTGCTATGAGCATGAACAGCTGGAGgcttgggaagtgatatttagccATGATCTCAAGAATAAATTGAGACTTAGCAGATGAAGGGAGATAAAGACTAGGGGAAGAGTTCCTTGCAGACGAAAAAATACTTAATGCAGCCAAGAATATAGTACATTCAAGAAACTGATAAAGGCCAAGGATCTGGAACATGACTActgtggactgaattgtgtcccagaattcgtatgttgaaatcttaacatccagaacctcagaatgtgactatatttggagatagggtctttaaagaggtgattaagttaaaatgaggacGTTAGGATGGGTCCTaatccattctaactggtgttcTTATAGTAAGAGGAAATCGGACATGCAGAGAGACATCAGGAATGTACTTACACAGAGGAAAGACTGTGTGAAGATAGAgcgaagacagccatctacaagcccaGGAGGAGCCTCAGAAGAAACTAACCAAGAAGCCACAGACCTCTTGCttccagactgtgagaaaataaatttctgttgtataaGCCACCCaccctgtggtattttgttatggcagctctagcaAACAAACACAATGACCCTATGCAGTAAAACAGTGTATTCATTCCCTGTGCctgttgtaacaaattatcccaaacttagtggctgaaaacaattgaagtttattttctcacagtgctAGAGGCATAAAGTCTGACATCAAGGTGTCAGTGGAGCTTCACTGCCTCCCATGCCTCTGGGGAAGAACTGGTTCCTTGCCTCTTTTGGCTTCTGGTAGCTGTCAGCACTCCTTGGTTTGTGGCTACAGCACTCCAATCTCTATCTCTATGGTCACATTGCTTCTCTTCTCTGTATGCATTCTCTATGTGTCTCTCTCATAAGGGCACTTGTCCTGGGACTTAgggtccacctggataatccaggaagATCTCCTCATTTCAAAATCCTTACCCTAATTACATTTGTAAAGCCCTTTGTCCAAATAAGGCTGTATTTACAGggtctggggattaggacttgaATATACCTTTTGGAGGCTGCCATGCATTCAGTCCCCCACAAATGGTATCATCCCCAatgtatagatgaggaaactgaggcccagaggagttaaatgacttgcctttttctcctttggcTAATTCATCTTAAGGCACAAATTCTGGGAGCAGGAATGGAATTCCAGAAGCTTCTCTCCAGACCAATGAGCACGATGTTGAGACACAGGGGCCTTTCTTAGAGGAGTTTGGAGTGGATATTTTCCTATACATATCCGTCAGGAAAATAGAAACCACTCTGGATATTGAAAAGAGGGGTCATGTAATACAGGCACTTGGTTACATTTATAACGGAAGAGCTGAGAGGCCCACGGGGTACCGTGAGGCAATCTAGAGATTAGCAACAGCAGGAAGGCATTAACATCCTGAGGCTGGAGAAACAAAAGGTGGAGGCAGTGTATCCAGATGTCTGGAGGCAGGTTTACCCAGAGAATCAGGAaacattggctgggtgcggtagctcacgtctgtaatcccagcactttgtgaggccaaggcaggtgggtcacctgaggtcaggagttcaagaccagcctagacaacacagtgaaacctcgtctactaaaaacacaaaaattagccaggcgtggtggtaggcacctgtaatcccagctacttgggaggctgaggcaggagaatcgcttgaacctgggaggtggaggttgcagtgagccgagatcgtgccactacactccagcctggacggcagagtgaaattctgtctcaaaaaaaaaaaaaaaaataggaagaagaagaagaaacatggAGTATTTATCCAGTGGGAGATGGGGCCAGAAGGCAACAACTACCATTGCTGGAGAAATCATGCAGTAAAGAGGAGGCGAAGAAACTCCTTGTCTTCTCCCTCCCTATAGTCTCTCATCAATGTCTCACAATAGGCCATCATAACCAGGAACCGAGTGACCTGGAACTTGAGGAATGTATCCTGTAGGAGCCAGCCCTCCCAGCAATATAGAGCAGAGCTTCTGAAGTGGGGTAAACAGGCCCAGGGACTAGCCCTCACCTGTAGCCATTCCTACTTCTGGTAAAAGCACCTGggttttccttctctccctcagtCCACCTGATCTGGTCAGGATACTCACTCAAGGACTAGACACATGACCCAGGGCAAGTTGTCTCAGCTGAGATTGTTCTGTTATGAGAATAAGAATCTAAGGCTGCCAGCAAACATGTTGCTAGTGCAAGGGGAGAGTCTGTCTGAGAAATAAACTTATTCTAAAGAAGGCAGAACTGAAAGATGAGACAGAGCCAGGATGCTGACAATATCATTCGAGTCCCTGAATCCAGCCATACCTTAGACTTACTGGTTTTATGGGCTTAAGCCGGGTTGCATTGTGTTTCTGTCACTTGTGGCTAAAAAGAATTTTGACTGATACAGCCTTTTAGGCGCTTTCTTAGTGAAGGAAATAACATAAGCTTCATTGTtagttcacttttttctttttttttgagatagagtcttgctgtgtcgcccaggctggagggctggagtgctggagtgcagtggcatgatcttggctcactgcaacctctacctcctgggttcaagtgattctcctgcctcagcctcctgagtagctgggactacaggtgtgtgacaccacgcccagctaatttttttgtatttttagtagagacggggtttcaccttgttggccaggatggtctcgatctcctgaacttgggatctgcctgcctcagcctcccaaagtgctgggattacaggtgtgagccaccatgcctggcccattcttAGTTCTATATCATCATCCTCCCTGGTACATTGGGATTAGTGATTTGGGGTTAAAATATAAGAAGAGCTGAAATAGGAGAAAAGTCATGAAACGTAGAGTGTGTACACCAGAggtgaagaagagaaggaaaggtttatagaattatttcacacatacacacacacattcattctagactttttaaattaaaagaaaacttttttttagagacagggtctcactatgttgcccaggctagaatgcaatgggcTGGAGTGTCCtgaggctcaaggaatcctcccacctcagtcccctgagtaattgggactataggtgtgtatgccacgcccagctaaaaaatttaatttttaaggtcTGTTTGAATACTGCCTTGTCACCCACGGTAAACTGCTCTGACAAAGTTGTAAAATTATAGGAATTCAAAAAAGCAATGAATTTACTTCTGGAACCAAAATCTCAACTGGtcaattagttttattttatgtttaatttttttgctatttatttttggagTCCCACCTAGtctcaataattttatttaggcctggtgtggtggctcatgtctagaatcccagcactttgggaggccgaggcaggcagatcacttgaggtcaggagttcaagaccagcctgggcaacatggtgaaatcccatctctactaaaaatacaaaaattagcctggtgtggtggcaggaacctgtagtcccgactactcaggaggttgaggcagaagaattgcttgaacccagaaggcagaggttgcagtgagctgagatcatgccactatactttagcctgggtgacagagcgagactttgtttcaaacaaaaacaattattctattccttttttggtctcaaataatatttttttgagacagagtctcgctttgtcacccagattggggtgcagtggcatgatcatggctcactgcaacctccgcctcctggttcaaacgattctcctgcctcagcctcctgagtagctaggactacgggcatgtgccaccatgcctggctatttttgtgtttttagtagagaggaggtttcatcatgttggccaggatggtcttgaactgctgacctcaagtgatccaaccaccttggcctcccaaagttatatattttaataatacatgGGAACATCCTATAAACACTGTTCTGAATATacctttacatttaatttaatagtgtattattattgttattattttgagacacagtcatgctctgttgcccaggctggagtgctgtggcgtgatctcagctcactgcaacatctgtctcccaggttccagtgattctcctgcctcagcctgtggagcagctgggattataagagcgtgtcaccatgccaggctaattttttgtacttttagtagagatggggttttgccatgttggccaggctggtctcaaactcctggcctcaagtgatccatccaccttggcctctcaaagtgctggattacaggcgtgagccaccatgcctggccattagtgtattctttaaaaaaaagttttcctaggGGGTAGGGGACTGATGGTATATTCTTGAGATCATACCTCATTAGTACATACAGAactacctcattctttttaacagctacatagtattccactgAATGAACGGATTATAACTCAGTCAATTAATCCCATATTCTTTGacacttagttttgttttttgttttcactatTTTTCAAATCACACTGCAATAAATCACTTCGTACATATGTACAAAATTTGGTTGCGtcaaatgatatatatttttaaaatgttgatagatGTTCACTAATTATAGCCCATAGAGGTTTTATCAATTTACGGCATTCTCAATAACAAGAAAGCACCTATTTCTCCAAaacttttggtctttgatttgTTTGTTCTGTCAATCTGATAGGCTAAAGGCATTACTCATTGaagtttattttgcatttctgttttttgtgtgtggcagAGACTACTAATTGCCTCCCAATATACATTTTTGCCTTCTTCTTTAGTAATAGGAAACCTGACTTTTAGCTGGACACACTGTAATCCAGATGATAGATTACATTCCTCAGGTTCCCTAGTGACTAGGTATAATTAAATACATGACTATGTTTTAGCGAAATGAGATATAAGTAAAAGTTCTGTAAATGAGTTTGGGAAGTTGCCTTAATGGGGGTAGTAGgataactttttctttctgctgcctaaaataaagacattttgtttatgcaaatattcTTTGAGGCCTGTCACTGGTACCACACCTAGTCCtgattcacctttttttttttttttttttttgaaatagagtctcgccgggcgcggtggctcaagcctgtaatccctgcactttgggaggccgagacgggcggatcatgaggtcaggagatcgagaccatcctggctaacacggtgaaaccccgtctctactaaaaatacaaaaaactagccgggcgaggtggcgggcgcctgtagtcccagcaactccggacgctgaggcaggagaatggcgtaaacccgggaggcggagcttgcagtgagctgagatccggccactgcagtccagcccgggctacagagcaagactccgtctcaaaaaaaaaaaaaaaaaaagaaatagagtctcattctgtcaccctggctggagtgcagtggtgcaatctcggctcaccgtaacctctgcctcccgggttcaagtgcttctcctgcctcagcctcctgagtagctgggattactggtacccgccatcacacctggctaatttttgtatttttagtagtgacaggatttcaccatgttggccaggctggtctcaaactcctgacctcaagtgatctgcccaccttgacctcccaaggtgctgggattacaagcgtgagccacagcacccagccgtGATTTactcttgagatggagtctcgctctgttgcccaggctagagtgcagtggtgcgatctcagctcactgcaacctccgcttcccgggttcaagcaattcacctgcctcagccctctgagtagctgggattataggcatgcactaccacatccagctaatttttgtattttagtagagagggggtttcacattggctaggctggtcttgaactcctgacttcaagtgatccacccacctcggccttccaaagtggtgggattacaggggtaagccccTGATTCACTCTTAAGTGAAGTTGAGTACCtactcatgtatttatttattttattttaatttaattttatttttgagacagagtctagctctgtcacccaggctggagagcagtggcaccatctcggctcacagcagtctccacttcctgggttcaagtgattttcctgatctcagatgatctgcccgttttggcctcccaaactgctgggattacaagcatgagtcaccgtgcccagccctactCATGTATTTAAGAACCATttgtattccttttctttctgcccaggatggcctcaaaattctgtgctcaagtgattctcccatctcagtttcttgagtagctgggatgataagtgtgcaccactgtacctggcttgtATTCCTATATTTAGGTGAATGCTGTATTCatataatttccttattttactGCTAAGTTATTGGTCTTTTTTGTATTGATTTGTAttggttctttatatattcaataATTAATTGTTTTCCTCATATTTGAGCAAATATTTttgcatcttattttattttattttatttgagacatggtctcgctgtgttgcccaagctggactgcagtggcatgatctctgcttactgcaatttgcgcctcctgggttcaagcgattctcctgcctcagcctccccagtagctgagattacaggcatgcaccactatacctggctaattttttttttttttgtatttttagtggagacagggtttcaccatcttggctagctggtctcgaactcctgacctcaggtgatccacctgcctcagcctcccaaagtgctgggattacagacgtgaaccaccgcgcccagccttttgcatcttattttgctgtgcataaatttttatttttatgtctgattatttaaatttacaaacaagccaggtgccatggctcatgcctgcaatcccaacacgttgggaggctgaggtagggggatcacttgaggccaggagtttgagaccagcctgggcaacaaagtgagacccccatccctacaaaaaataaaaaaattcgctgggtagGTGGCACACACTTCTGGTCCCAGCtataagggaggctgaggcaggaagatcccttgagccaggaggtcaaggttgcagtgagccatcatcatgccactgcacactagactgggtgacagagtgagaccctgtctattaaaaaaaaaaaaaaaaaagcaaagagcaGGCAATATTTTTTTCAGATCTTCTGCTTTGATACTGACAATATTGAACTTTACCTGAGCTCTGCGATTCTGGAAAATAAGGATGGCCAAAAAATCTCCCCATccaagcctgcagtcccagctaccaaaggaggctgaggtaggaggatcacttgagcccaggagttaggagttggagtctagcctgggcaacataatgagatcccatctctagaaacaaacaaacaaacaaatctccCTACAGTTTTATGTCTAGGAAATAATTTACTATTTTGGAAGCGATGTGGAACCAACTTTTCCCACATCAGTTAGATAAGATTTATGGATGGCTCCCTTGTTTATCTGACAAAGCCAGACACAGACCCTCCAAATTCCCGTTCTTTGTCTCATAAGTGATTAGCTGAATTGCTCACTGCCACTGACCAATCTGGACAAAACATCTACTaacttgaccaaactttagtcaggaTTTAGTCCTCCCCATAGGCCCTAGAACCTTGACCTATTCTTGGGCTTAAGCAAGCATTGGTATGCTGAACAACCTTCAGGAAAAGACGTTCCCTGATCTAATCAGCTGTCTAATCAGATTATCCCAACTCTTCATCTTACTTCCCCATAACCCAATTTGTTCTACCCTTTTATTCCTTGCTAACAAAGAAAACTTTTTCGCTTAATGTTTGAGATATAAATCTTATGACTTGAGCATTTtccctattgcaatagtctttTCAAATAAAGTGTCTTCTTACCTAATTCcagatttgcttttttatttgacAATACCAACCTTCAGTGCTTCCTGGAGCTTGCATAATTTACTTTCCAAAATGCAGAACTGTTGTTTTAGACTGTAAAGTTCTCGGTGGTAGATACGAGATGGAAAGATGGTGTCTTTCAATACTTCTAAACTctgaaattaataataaacaatTCTGAGTCCTATGAGTAATATGATAAGGACAAGAAAACAGGAACCAGAAAGTGACTTGATGTATGTTTTATAGAAGCAAAGGCAGGCATGACTCAATAATTTCATCTTATCTGAGTTTAGCTTGAGGGTTGGACTGACTTGAGCACATACGTATATAAACACCAAGTGTGTAGAAGAACGATAGTGCTGAAAACAGGGATGTCACATCCATACCTGGGTTATGCAGTTCTGGCACCAGCTGTATAGAGACCACACTCTATTT is part of the Chlorocebus sabaeus isolate Y175 chromosome 16, mChlSab1.0.hap1, whole genome shotgun sequence genome and encodes:
- the PRR11 gene encoding proline-rich protein 11, with the protein product MPKFKQQRRKLKAKAKRLFKKKEASHFQSKLITSPPPPPSPERVIISSIDTSQSRSWLRSSWNFKFPNIRDAIELWTNRVWSLYSWCQNCITQSLEVLKDTIFPSRIYHRELYSLKQQFCILESKLCKLQEALKTISESSSCPSCGQTCHMSGKLTNVPACVLMTPGDSKAVLPPTLPQPASHLPPPPPPPPPPPPLPPPPPPRPPVAPVLLRKPSLAKVLQAGPLKKDGPMQITVKDLLTVKLKKTQSVDERRKLIPSPKARNPLVTVSDLQRVTLKPNSKVLSTRVTNVLITPGKSQMDLRKLLRKVDVERSPGGTPLTNKENMETGTGLTPVMTQALRRKFQLAHPRSPTPTLPLSTSSFDEQN